A window of Aurantibacillus circumpalustris genomic DNA:
CACTTTTAAGTTGAATAAGAATTTCGTTTATACTCCCAGATACTTTTGTACGACAAAACTCCTCCAAACTTTTGGAGGAGTTTTGTTGTTTAAATGCAACCAACAATGGCAGAGCTACAATTATTAAAAATAAAGCAGCAGCAGCTCTTATAATTTTTAACTTCCTATTCAATTACTATTTTTCCTGTTTCAAAAGCTTTATTCTCGTTAAGAATAACGTAGAAATAAATTCCTTGGTTTCCATTTAGACTAATACCATTATTCCCTTTTTGTAGATCAGACGAATGAATGTGTTGACCTAGTGAGTTAAATATTTCCACTGTGAAAATCCCTTCCATTTTTAATTCAATGTTAAATGAGCCAATATTTGGATTTGGATAAATAAGCAGATTACTCTCTAACATTAATTTTCCAATACTGGTACATTCGTTAACTTTCTGCTCAATGTTTGTTGAAGCAGAACAATTATTGGGATTAGTTCCTGTAACGCTATAATGGGTGCTTTGAAGAGGCGACACAACAATAGATGAAGTAGAAGCACTCGTATTCCATAAATAATTACTTGCTCCCGACACTGATAGCGTTGCGCTCTCGCCGGCACAAATTAAAGTTTGATTTGATGTTGCAATTATTGTTGGTGATGGATTAACCGTAAAACTTGTAAGAGCAGAGTTTTTACAAGAATTTAAATCAGTTCCAATTACCGAATAGTTAGAGCCAATTATTGGATTAAGAATTAAATTTGGACTGATAATTCCATTACTCCAAGAATAAGTGCTAGCGCCGCTAGCAGCAATCGTTGCTGTTTCTCCAAAACAAAGAAGCATGTTTCCTGAAAGAGTAATCGTTGGAAGTGGATTAATGCTAATGTTTTTTAGCGCGGAATTTTGACAACCATTGATATCAGTCGCTATTACAGTATACGAGGTGTTTACTAATGGCGTAACTGAAATACTGTTCGAGATTGCAATTGATGCCCAGGTATAAGATACGGCTCCGCTTGCAGTTAAATTAAGACTAGCCCCAAGACAAACGTTATTGTTACCGTTAATCAAAACAACGGGAAGAGGATTAACGATTGTATTTACTGTGGAAATAGCCTCACAGCCATTAACGTCTTTTCCAACCACAGTGTAGGCAGCGCTGGTTGTGGGAGATAAAGTCAGTGCCACATTGTTAACAGTTCCATTCCATGTATAAGTATTGGCGCCCGAAGCAAGTAATTGCAAAATATCTCCTAAACAAATAGTTGTATTTCCGCTTATCGAAATAATCGGCAAGGCGTGAACAGTTACAGTACTTGCTGCCAAGTTAGAACACCCATTATTATCTATTCCCGACACTGTGTAATTTGTTGTACTTGTAGGATTAGGAGAAATAGTTGCGGATGTATTTGAAGTATTCCATGTATAGGTGTTTGCACCACTGGCAGTTAAAAGCAACGCATCACCAAGACAAATTGCGCTAGAAGAACTTACAATTGTCACAACCGGTAATGGGTGCATGGTAATGCTGAGACTTTGAGTGCTACTTAATCCACAGCTGTTGCTAGCGGCTACTGTTAATAATCCACCAACTGAAAACGGATTAGCTGTTACTATATTTGTTGTGCTTGACCCAGACCATGCAACGGGTAAAGTCCAAGAATAACTTGACGCTCCTGTAACAGGTGTGATACTGTATACGCTTTGTGCTGTTCCTAGACAAATAGTATTTGTGCCACTTATCGTAGCTGGACTTGGTGGAATAGTATTCACAGTAATATTTAAACTTCGGGATGGAGAAATTCCGCACGCATTCATAGCGAAAATCGTTATGGCCCCGCTCGCAGTTCCTGCAGTAGCACTAAGTGAATTACTTTGCGATGTTCCGCTCCAACTGCTTTGAAGTGCCCAAGAATAGGATGTTGCTCCGTTTACCGAACTTATGCTATAATTTTGGACAGAACCAATACAAGGGTTCACATTTCCGTTAATCACTCCCGGTTGTCCCGGAGTTGTTGTAACAATTACATTCATAGTGTCTCTTGAAATACAACTTAAGCTATCCGTAACTTGAAGCGTTACCATTGTGCTCGTGTTTACACTTATGCTAGCACTGTTAGAACCATTCATCCATAACATAGAAACAGATAACGTTGGAACGTTTAATGGCGTTACAATTAAATTACCTCCACATAAAATTGTATCTAAAGGCAACCTTGTTTGATAAGCATTTGTTTTAAAATTATACGTTTGGCTTTTAGAAGCAGTGTTATTATCACTAGCTGTAGCATACCATTCATAGTCAGTTCCACCTAATGTATTGTTCCAGTTTATAAAAGCATTTTGCCCAGATGCAACCTTCACTGAATCAATCAGTGTATAAGGTAGTCCAAAATCGTAATCTAAAATAAACTGGCTATCAGCATCTGTTTCAGATTGATTTAATTTGGGTGAGTATGTGTAAACATTAATCTTCCCAAGTGAAGGTCTAAATTTTACAATTCTAATCCACCCATCCCCTCCGTTTGCTCTTGATTGATAATCGCTTAACAAACAATGAACCGTATTTCCATTAAAAACCTCTGTCCTTTTTGCTTCACCTGAAACATGCCCACAAAGCATTAAAAAGAAATTAGGATAGCCCTTCAGTGCATTGTATGTTGCCTGGCCCTGCGCCCCGAATGTTCCATTTAAGTTTAGTAACCAATGACTCGATACAATTGCTTTTCTTGTTGGGTATGTCTGTAATAAACCTGCTGCCCAAATAAGCACTGCTGGATCAGCAGCCTGATCGTACTCAAGATTTATAACAATGAAATCAATTCCTTCGGCTGTAAAGAGTTGGTAGTTATTATCAGCGTTGCTCCCATAATTTCCTCCCCAATAGTTTCTTCCACTAAAACGATTCACTCCAAAATATTGATTAAAATACGTGGTGGTTCCGTTCGGGTTGCCGGCAGGTGATTGATCGTGATTTCCCACGTTCAAACCATATGGAATTCCATCAGGAAAAATAATTGTTGTATTCGTTTCAACTATTCGCATTGCAGTGTCGGCCCGTTTCCATTCAACATCGTTCCCCCCATTGTCGCCATTCTCTACACAATCTCCAAGACCAGAAATAAATTTAATATTTAGCGAATCTCTTTTGGCTGTTACCCAATTCATCTGCGATTTATAAGATACGTTGGTTGCTCCGTTTATTTCGCTCGTGTAAAATTGA
This region includes:
- a CDS encoding LamG-like jellyroll fold domain-containing protein — encoded protein: MKKIILLFTVLFFASAESQNAIQFNGTNGYITFGNNSNLGLSQFSIECWFKRTGSGTTTSTGTGGVTGVPLVTKGRGEADGSTLDMNYFLGIRQSDSTLVADFEEGSGGGSPGLNHPIIGITKLSRNVWYHVAVTYDNSTWKLYLNGQLESQVTINQPVQNLSIQHSAIGSAQTSNGTAQGFFHGTIDEVRIWNNARNFSQIISTINSVITSTASGLVARWGLDEGSGTTVGSTAGTTINGTIVGSNWSWVTTPAPFNINIAPNTPTLVSPVNLSTCNNTSSKLTVSVSDPEGDSLWIKFYGRKKNNSNDFSIIPLPDTQFYTSEINGATNVSYKSQMNWVTAKRDSLNIKFISGLGDCVENGDNGGNDVEWKRADTAMRIVETNTTIIFPDGIPYGLNVGNHDQSPAGNPNGTTTYFNQYFGVNRFSGRNYWGGNYGSNADNNYQLFTAEGIDFIVINLEYDQAADPAVLIWAAGLLQTYPTRKAIVSSHWLLNLNGTFGAQGQATYNALKGYPNFFLMLCGHVSGEAKRTEVFNGNTVHCLLSDYQSRANGGDGWIRIVKFRPSLGKINVYTYSPKLNQSETDADSQFILDYDFGLPYTLIDSVKVASGQNAFINWNNTLGGTDYEWYATASDNNTASKSQTYNFKTNAYQTRLPLDTILCGGNLIVTPLNVPTLSVSMLWMNGSNSASISVNTSTMVTLQVTDSLSCISRDTMNVIVTTTPGQPGVINGNVNPCIGSVQNYSISSVNGATSYSWALQSSWSGTSQSNSLSATAGTASGAITIFAMNACGISPSRSLNITVNTIPPSPATISGTNTICLGTAQSVYSITPVTGASSYSWTLPVAWSGSSTTNIVTANPFSVGGLLTVAASNSCGLSSTQSLSITMHPLPVVTIVSSSSAICLGDALLLTASGANTYTWNTSNTSATISPNPTSTTNYTVSGIDNNGCSNLAASTVTVHALPIISISGNTTICLGDILQLLASGANTYTWNGTVNNVALTLSPTTSAAYTVVGKDVNGCEAISTVNTIVNPLPVVLINGNNNVCLGASLNLTASGAVSYTWASIAISNSISVTPLVNTSYTVIATDINGCQNSALKNISINPLPTITLSGNMLLCFGETATIAASGASTYSWSNGIISPNLILNPIIGSNYSVIGTDLNSCKNSALTSFTVNPSPTIIATSNQTLICAGESATLSVSGASNYLWNTSASTSSIVVSPLQSTHYSVTGTNPNNCSASTNIEQKVNECTSIGKLMLESNLLIYPNPNIGSFNIELKMEGIFTVEIFNSLGQHIHSSDLQKGNNGISLNGNQGIYFYVILNENKAFETGKIVIE